In the Cucurbita pepo subsp. pepo cultivar mu-cu-16 chromosome LG17, ASM280686v2, whole genome shotgun sequence genome, AACCTTTGTTCGAGTTGCAGGCCTACGCCCAGCAGTCCCTTGTTTTCCTGAAACCTTCGCAACTTTCTCAGCATCTTTTGGCACCTTTTCTGTTGACTGTGTGCTTGATTGTTTTGAAGACGACATATCAGTAACATTGAAATGCAAGGAACCCACTGTTGCCTGCTTTCTGGAAGTGATATCATTTGACAAATTATCATCCCAAATGACATTCGTCCTACTGACGGCGCCATTTGTCAATTCATCCCTCAATGTAATATCACCTATGTCATATGCAAGATCCTTTGCCTCTTTATCATCTTTTTCAGGTAAACCCACCTACTAATATATTCATATAACAGTAACAGTAATATAACTTAGGTTGGATGTCAAACATTATGACAACTGTAGAAGGCGAATTGatagaaaaaaaggaaacatgtCATTGAATTGAAAACTTATAACCTAATTTTATagcataaaaattatacttgcCTGACAAAATGTGAAGTCATTGTCAGAATCCATCTCAGTCATTTAGTCTCAAATCTTAAGCAACCTTTCTCATCCAACAACACAACTCGAAATTGTTCTGCTGCATTCCAATACCAGAAGTCAATAGATTTCAGATAGATTTgacattaatttcaaataaagtg is a window encoding:
- the LOC111779163 gene encoding cytochrome b5 domain-containing protein RLF-like, whose protein sequence is MTEMDSDNDFTFCQVGLPEKDDKEAKDLAYDIGDITLRDELTNGAVSRTNVIWDDNLSNDITSRKQATVGSLHFNVTDMSSSKQSSTQSTEKVPKDAEKVAKVSGKQGTAGRRPATRTKVPFERGYSQMDWLKLTRTHPDLAGLKGQSNKRLIPMSEVKEHQTEGSMWTVLKGRVYNLSPYMKFHPGGADILMKAVGKDCTSLFNKYHAWVNAEFLLEKCLVGTLDNSH